The following coding sequences lie in one Sphingomonas sp. M1-B02 genomic window:
- a CDS encoding Glu/Leu/Phe/Val family dehydrogenase, with the protein MAFQMDRASFPADVRLVRDQASGLEAAIVLHSTTLGPAAGGCRMWTYGDHEAMVTDACRLAEGMSYKNALAELPLGGGKAVIRRPEGKFDRTALFRAFGRAVEALKGNYITAEDVGTRVDDMSVVRDETRHVAGLPLRADRSGGDPSPWTARGVFLAMEWAAERRLERPLSDCTVALQGVGHVGAALAGMLHAAGVRLIVSDVDGKSAARVAVATGATVASVGSIVSAQADIFAPCALGGVLNHETVGKLKATVVCGAANNQLAEPADGDRLADRNILYAPDYVVNAGGIINVAAEYLGWPQTEAAARVEETAARLARVFDHAARSGLAPHAAADRLARETIAAGRTARRAAA; encoded by the coding sequence ATGGCATTTCAGATGGATCGGGCTTCGTTTCCGGCCGACGTTCGACTCGTGCGCGACCAAGCGAGCGGGCTCGAAGCGGCGATCGTCCTGCATTCAACGACGCTCGGGCCGGCTGCGGGCGGCTGCCGCATGTGGACATATGGCGACCATGAGGCGATGGTCACCGATGCCTGCCGGCTCGCGGAGGGGATGAGTTACAAGAATGCGCTGGCCGAGCTGCCGCTGGGCGGCGGCAAGGCAGTCATCCGCCGGCCCGAGGGCAAGTTCGACCGGACCGCACTTTTCCGGGCGTTCGGGCGCGCGGTCGAAGCGCTCAAGGGCAACTATATCACTGCCGAGGATGTCGGCACGCGGGTCGACGATATGTCGGTGGTCCGCGACGAGACGCGGCACGTTGCCGGCCTCCCGCTACGCGCGGATCGATCGGGTGGCGATCCTTCGCCATGGACCGCGCGCGGCGTCTTCCTGGCGATGGAATGGGCAGCCGAGCGCAGGCTAGAGCGGCCCTTGTCCGATTGCACCGTCGCGCTCCAGGGAGTCGGCCACGTTGGCGCGGCGCTGGCCGGGATGCTGCACGCCGCGGGCGTGCGGCTGATCGTATCCGATGTCGACGGCAAGAGCGCCGCGCGCGTGGCGGTGGCCACCGGGGCGACGGTCGCGAGTGTCGGCAGCATCGTCTCGGCGCAGGCGGATATCTTCGCGCCCTGCGCCCTCGGCGGCGTGCTGAACCATGAAACGGTGGGAAAGCTCAAGGCGACGGTGGTTTGCGGCGCCGCCAACAACCAGCTGGCAGAGCCCGCAGACGGCGATCGGCTGGCCGATCGCAACATTCTCTATGCGCCCGATTATGTCGTGAATGCCGGCGGGATCATCAACGTGGCGGCGGAGTATCTGGGCTGGCCGCAGACCGAGGCGGCGGCACGCGTCGAAGAAACCGCGGCTCGGCTGGCGCGCGTTTTCGACCATGCCGCCCGATCGGGGCTCGCCCCGCACGCCGCAGCCGATCGGCTGGCGCGGGAGACGATCGCCGCGGGTCGCACCGCCCGGCGCGCCGCGGCGTGA
- a CDS encoding tannase/feruloyl esterase family alpha/beta hydrolase — MLKQAIVLAFAATSLSAPLPAEQAGIDPALQAECAAIGRLKIADVAIESSSPQGPGVGWAAGMPAGGRMQPAAVSRGFCRVQGKIEGSIAFELWLPARAEWNGKFLGAGVGGAAGTFNYSDLPRGVSRGYAAATTDTGHKISDPAWMLDAAARDNYTHRANHLLAVKSKAIVQAAYGAAPKHSYFIGCSGGGRQGLKELQRYPADYDGILTGANGPRTPEMTTRRMWEILQRDANPNLMKAGDWQLIADAGRQSCDAADGVADGLVEDPRQCNFRIASLTCRPGQTGSCLSSEQVRFAERIYAPLRDEKGRAIDGGLLTGVLVDSGRSQLALGTFGQAIRGTRDWKGEGFSVARDLAAIDRVMPELRADSTDLSAFRRRGGKLIQYTGWLDGAVAARMVVDYHTALTRAAGGAKSAANFSRLYMLPDVHHCAGGPGPDQIGGSGRDAPVVDSRHDLLTALEQWVEQGRAPGEMVASKVEGGAVSRTHLICPFPKRAVYRGGPVGRAESFRCEAPKVRAS, encoded by the coding sequence ATGCTGAAACAGGCGATTGTGCTGGCCTTTGCGGCGACTTCCTTGTCGGCGCCCCTTCCGGCGGAGCAGGCCGGGATAGATCCGGCGCTGCAGGCCGAATGCGCGGCTATCGGTCGCTTGAAGATCGCCGATGTGGCGATCGAATCGAGCAGCCCGCAGGGCCCCGGAGTCGGCTGGGCAGCAGGGATGCCGGCGGGCGGGCGGATGCAGCCGGCGGCGGTGTCGCGCGGATTCTGCCGCGTGCAGGGCAAGATCGAGGGCAGCATCGCGTTCGAGCTGTGGCTGCCAGCGCGCGCCGAGTGGAACGGCAAGTTCCTCGGCGCAGGCGTAGGCGGCGCGGCGGGCACGTTCAACTATAGCGATTTGCCGCGCGGGGTGAGCCGAGGCTATGCGGCAGCGACGACCGACACGGGTCACAAGATCAGCGATCCGGCCTGGATGCTTGATGCGGCCGCGCGCGACAATTACACCCACCGCGCCAATCACCTGCTGGCGGTGAAATCCAAGGCGATCGTGCAGGCGGCCTATGGAGCGGCGCCGAAGCATTCCTATTTCATCGGCTGTTCGGGCGGCGGCCGGCAGGGCCTGAAGGAACTCCAGCGTTACCCGGCCGACTATGACGGCATTCTGACCGGCGCCAATGGCCCGCGGACGCCGGAGATGACCACGCGGCGGATGTGGGAGATCCTGCAGCGCGACGCCAATCCAAACCTGATGAAGGCGGGCGATTGGCAGTTGATCGCCGATGCCGGACGCCAATCCTGCGATGCCGCCGATGGCGTGGCCGACGGGCTGGTCGAAGATCCGCGTCAGTGCAATTTCCGTATCGCATCGCTGACCTGCAGGCCCGGTCAGACGGGATCCTGCCTTTCGAGCGAGCAGGTTCGCTTCGCCGAACGAATCTATGCCCCGCTGCGTGACGAAAAGGGACGCGCCATCGACGGGGGACTTTTGACCGGTGTGCTGGTCGATAGCGGCCGATCGCAGCTGGCGCTGGGCACCTTCGGGCAGGCGATCCGCGGCACGCGCGACTGGAAAGGGGAGGGCTTCTCGGTCGCGCGTGATCTCGCGGCGATCGATCGTGTGATGCCGGAGCTGCGGGCCGATAGCACCGATCTCTCGGCGTTTCGTCGGCGCGGCGGCAAGCTGATCCAATATACCGGCTGGCTGGACGGTGCGGTCGCCGCCCGCATGGTGGTCGATTATCATACCGCCCTGACCCGCGCGGCAGGGGGCGCCAAATCGGCTGCCAATTTCTCCCGGCTATACATGCTGCCGGACGTGCATCATTGCGCGGGTGGCCCGGGGCCGGACCAGATCGGCGGCTCCGGCCGCGACGCGCCGGTGGTGGATTCGCGGCACGATCTGCTTACCGCGCTCGAACAATGGGTCGAACAGGGCCGCGCGCCAGGCGAGATGGTCGCTTCGAAGGTCGAGGGTGGCGCGGTATCCCGCACGCATCTGATCTGCCCTTTTCCTAAGCGTGCAGTGTATCGTGGCGGTCCGGTGGGCCGCGCCGAATCCTTTCGTTGCGAAGCGCCGAAGGTGAGGGCCAGCTAG
- a CDS encoding MarR family winged helix-turn-helix transcriptional regulator yields MPTSERKMAEGEAQRRLQLGRLGDYVGFRMRRVQNQLSADFAAATAHYGIRAGLFSSLALIEANPGISQQELSSTVGLDKSITVQIVDELEKRGWAKRGRSTVDRRRHSLTVQPKGKKTLDELFAIMVDVESEVLAQLSPEERPLFDAALDRMYTVFHR; encoded by the coding sequence GTGCCGACATCAGAACGTAAGATGGCCGAGGGCGAGGCCCAGCGGCGTCTCCAGCTCGGTCGGTTGGGAGATTATGTCGGCTTTCGCATGCGCCGAGTCCAGAATCAGCTGTCGGCGGATTTCGCGGCAGCAACTGCCCATTATGGCATCCGCGCCGGCTTGTTTTCGTCATTGGCGCTGATCGAAGCCAATCCCGGCATCTCGCAGCAGGAGCTGTCGAGCACCGTCGGGCTGGACAAGTCGATTACGGTTCAGATCGTCGATGAGCTCGAAAAACGCGGCTGGGCGAAGCGCGGGCGTTCGACGGTGGATCGCCGCCGCCATTCGCTCACGGTCCAGCCTAAGGGAAAGAAGACCCTCGACGAGCTGTTTGCGATCATGGTCGATGTCGAATCGGAGGTGTTGGCCCAGCTCAGCCCCGAGGAGCGCCCCTTGTTCGATGCAGCCCTGGACCGGATGTACACGGTCTTTCACCGCTGA
- a CDS encoding TonB-dependent receptor domain-containing protein encodes MMIDYRRTSRALKTSTALSSAALLLAAAPALAQSGTGTNQDPGRSAPASANAPAGPVSMTQSVPEATAQVDPVAQDEGTAEDIVVTGTSIRGVAAVGSPAVQVDRAAIEASGASTLAQAARTLPVVLNIGPDESRTGGGQDAAANSSRISAINLRGLGPEATLLLLNGRRLAPGGILRALADPSVIPTSATERLEVVLDGNSAIYGADAVAGVVNIITRRGFTGAETSARVGYAEGLSEYVFTQNVGKKWTNGELFAAFEYNFRSDLDRADRPFLSNDLRSRGGTDQRSTQALVPNLVVGGVRRPLPSLTGEANRYDAGLVGDFLPEQQRYNLFVSGRYDISPDIEVWAEGFGSKRTVKTDGAPLGGSFSVPATNPFYIRGVAGVAPGANETVEYRLPRAAAQSVSKVTSGQVATGLLWDMFGDWQLDAYTSYAWDTGVSGLNSEQLNNFALAAALADSNPTTALNVFGGPISDEIYSRIIGFRQQRTWTKNKHFEAKIDGPLFDLPGGSVRAALGASYDDGSFRYQEYQSVLSRTNTPSVTNDETNHRSITSTYGELFVPLVGTENNIPLIRRLTLSGAVRYDKYSDFGSTTNPKVAVVWEPVQGFSLRGTYGTSFRAPSLVDTGNLNFLFVGAVPDPRNNNALINQVTYTGSNPNLKPEKAKTLSVGFDFSPSFFDGFNVSANYYRVKYRDRILGIGASLQNEDVFSNFIVRNPSAAFIQDLFNTGFLVSAPIDPSTVGVFIDQRRNNVGSVDQDGLDVDIRYSLPTSVGTFVARVTHSEVFSVKQQTFPGTPVRELVDTFENSLRSRGRASLTWLDEGTSLNFFYNYGGDYVNTAITPNVLARPLETIDVSAGFTLKGARGALDGVRVSVAVQNLLDEAPPVVINGTSGFDGTTASAIGRQLSLTLTKRW; translated from the coding sequence ATGATGATCGACTATCGTAGGACGTCGCGCGCGCTGAAGACTTCGACCGCGCTCAGCAGCGCTGCTTTGCTGCTGGCTGCGGCACCGGCACTCGCACAAAGCGGCACGGGCACCAACCAGGATCCTGGGCGCAGCGCGCCTGCCTCCGCGAACGCACCGGCCGGCCCCGTCTCGATGACGCAAAGCGTGCCCGAAGCAACGGCGCAGGTCGACCCCGTAGCCCAGGACGAAGGCACCGCGGAAGACATCGTCGTGACCGGAACCAGCATCCGCGGAGTCGCGGCAGTCGGCTCGCCTGCGGTCCAGGTCGACCGCGCCGCGATCGAGGCGAGCGGCGCCTCCACCCTCGCCCAAGCGGCGCGCACCCTGCCCGTGGTGCTGAACATCGGCCCCGACGAATCGCGCACCGGCGGTGGCCAGGATGCCGCGGCGAACTCGTCGCGCATCTCGGCGATCAATCTGCGCGGCCTTGGCCCAGAGGCGACCTTGCTGCTGCTCAACGGACGCCGTCTCGCCCCCGGCGGCATTCTGCGCGCGCTCGCCGATCCCTCGGTGATTCCGACCAGCGCGACCGAGCGACTCGAAGTCGTCCTCGACGGCAATTCCGCAATCTACGGCGCCGACGCGGTGGCGGGGGTCGTCAACATCATCACCCGCCGCGGCTTCACCGGTGCCGAGACATCGGCGCGCGTCGGCTATGCCGAGGGCCTGAGCGAATATGTCTTTACCCAGAATGTCGGCAAGAAATGGACCAATGGCGAGCTCTTCGCGGCATTCGAGTATAATTTCCGCAGCGACCTGGATCGCGCAGACCGGCCGTTCCTGAGCAACGATCTGCGCAGCCGCGGCGGCACGGACCAGCGCTCGACGCAGGCGCTTGTGCCGAATCTGGTGGTCGGCGGCGTCCGCCGTCCGCTGCCGTCACTCACCGGCGAGGCCAACCGCTACGATGCCGGGTTGGTCGGCGATTTCCTGCCCGAGCAGCAGCGCTATAATCTGTTCGTCAGTGGCCGCTATGATATCAGCCCCGACATCGAAGTCTGGGCCGAAGGCTTCGGCTCCAAGCGCACGGTCAAGACCGACGGCGCGCCGCTGGGGGGCAGCTTCTCGGTGCCCGCGACCAATCCCTTCTACATCCGCGGCGTGGCCGGCGTCGCCCCCGGCGCGAACGAGACGGTGGAATATCGCCTGCCCCGCGCCGCGGCACAGAGCGTCTCCAAGGTGACTTCGGGCCAAGTGGCGACCGGCCTGCTGTGGGATATGTTCGGCGATTGGCAGCTCGACGCCTATACTTCTTATGCCTGGGACACCGGCGTCAGCGGCCTCAACAGCGAGCAGCTCAACAATTTCGCGCTCGCCGCGGCGCTCGCCGATTCGAACCCGACGACGGCGCTCAACGTATTCGGCGGCCCGATCAGCGACGAAATCTATTCGCGGATCATCGGCTTCCGCCAGCAGCGGACCTGGACCAAGAACAAGCATTTCGAAGCCAAGATCGACGGCCCCTTGTTCGATCTTCCCGGCGGGTCGGTCCGCGCGGCGCTCGGCGCGAGCTATGACGACGGCTCGTTCCGCTATCAGGAATATCAGAGCGTTCTCTCGCGGACCAACACGCCCTCGGTCACCAACGACGAGACCAACCATCGCAGCATCACGTCGACCTATGGCGAATTGTTCGTGCCGTTGGTCGGGACCGAAAACAATATCCCGCTGATCCGCCGCCTGACCCTGTCCGGCGCGGTACGCTATGACAAATATTCGGACTTCGGCTCGACCACCAATCCGAAGGTCGCGGTCGTGTGGGAACCCGTGCAGGGCTTCTCGCTGCGCGGCACTTACGGCACGTCGTTCCGCGCGCCATCGCTCGTGGACACCGGCAATTTGAACTTCCTGTTCGTCGGCGCGGTCCCCGATCCGCGCAACAACAATGCGCTGATCAATCAGGTAACGTACACGGGCAGCAATCCGAACCTGAAACCGGAAAAGGCCAAGACGCTTTCGGTCGGCTTCGACTTCTCGCCCTCCTTCTTCGACGGCTTCAACGTTTCGGCCAATTATTATCGCGTAAAGTATCGCGACCGGATCCTGGGCATCGGCGCCAGCCTGCAGAACGAGGATGTGTTCAGCAACTTCATCGTCCGCAATCCGAGCGCTGCTTTCATCCAGGATCTGTTCAACACAGGCTTCCTGGTTTCGGCACCGATCGATCCGAGCACCGTCGGCGTCTTCATCGATCAGCGGCGCAACAATGTCGGCTCGGTCGATCAGGACGGTCTGGATGTCGATATCCGATATTCGCTGCCGACCAGCGTCGGCACCTTCGTCGCGCGGGTCACCCACAGCGAAGTCTTCAGCGTCAAGCAACAGACCTTCCCGGGCACCCCGGTGCGCGAGCTGGTGGACACGTTCGAGAATTCGCTGCGGTCGCGGGGCCGCGCCAGCCTGACCTGGCTGGACGAGGGGACGTCGCTCAACTTCTTCTACAATTATGGCGGCGATTATGTGAACACCGCGATCACGCCGAACGTGCTGGCCCGGCCGCTGGAGACGATCGACGTCAGCGCGGGCTTCACCCTCAAGGGTGCGCGCGGCGCCCTGGACGGCGTCCGTGTCAGCGTCGCGGTCCAGAACCTGCTCGATGAAGCCCCCCCCGTCGTCATCAATGGCACGAGCGGCTTCGACGGCACGACCGCCAGCGCGATCGGTCGCCAGCTGTCGCTCACCCTCACGAAGCGCTGGTGA
- a CDS encoding Lrp/AsnC family transcriptional regulator — translation MIELDRYERRIIREVQRDASQTTAEIAAKVGLSASPCWRRIDRLEREGVIRARVAVIDRRKIGLNAHIFAQVRLNAHGRTNLDEFSAAIRSFPEVLDAYVLMGQTDFMLRIVATDIDAYEKFFFEKLSKLPGIQEINSTVALSEIKSTQELPIADA, via the coding sequence ATGATCGAGTTGGACCGATACGAGCGCAGGATCATCCGCGAAGTGCAGCGAGACGCCAGCCAGACGACGGCGGAGATCGCCGCCAAGGTGGGGCTCTCCGCCTCACCGTGCTGGCGCCGGATCGATCGGCTCGAGCGCGAGGGCGTGATCCGCGCGCGCGTCGCCGTGATCGATCGGCGCAAGATAGGGCTCAACGCCCATATCTTCGCCCAGGTTCGGCTGAACGCGCACGGCCGCACCAATCTCGACGAGTTCAGCGCAGCGATCCGCTCCTTCCCCGAAGTGCTCGATGCCTATGTTCTCATGGGCCAGACCGACTTCATGCTCCGAATCGTCGCGACCGACATCGACGCCTATGAAAAATTCTTCTTCGAGAAGCTCAGCAAGCTGCCCGGCATCCAGGAAATCAACTCCACCGTCGCGCTCTCGGAGATAAAATCGACGCAGGAATTGCCAATCGCCGACGCCTAG
- a CDS encoding helix-turn-helix domain-containing protein, with the protein MSEKSGIPVSTLSKVEHDRLTLTYDKLQQLSQRLNIRMSDLFAEGTDDNVVRVTGRRSVGTMDQAVRVTTPNYDYNYLCTDLRRKRMIPLITRIRAHSAREFGDLVRHQGEEFIYVIEGRIEVHTEFYDPVVLGPGETIYLDSSMGHAYVVADGCEEALVLGVCSSADEGLMDSLMSLHGDAAA; encoded by the coding sequence ATGAGCGAGAAATCCGGCATCCCGGTATCGACCTTGTCAAAGGTCGAGCATGATCGGCTGACGCTGACCTATGACAAGCTCCAGCAGCTCAGCCAGCGGTTGAACATCCGCATGTCGGACCTTTTCGCCGAGGGGACCGACGACAATGTCGTGCGCGTCACCGGGCGGCGCAGCGTGGGCACGATGGACCAGGCGGTGCGGGTCACCACGCCGAACTACGACTACAACTATCTCTGCACCGATTTGCGCCGCAAACGAATGATCCCGCTGATCACGCGCATTCGCGCACACAGCGCCCGCGAGTTCGGCGACCTCGTCCGTCACCAGGGCGAGGAATTCATCTACGTCATCGAAGGCCGGATCGAAGTGCACACCGAATTCTACGATCCGGTGGTGCTCGGCCCCGGCGAGACCATCTATCTCGATTCGTCGATGGGCCATGCCTATGTCGTCGCCGATGGCTGCGAAGAGGCGCTGGTGCTCGGCGTATGCTCGAGCGCCGACGAGGGCCTGATGGATTCGCTGATGAGCCTGCACGGCGACGCCGCCGCCTGA